The following proteins come from a genomic window of Geomonas sp. RF6:
- a CDS encoding AAA family ATPase — translation MYLNFFDLKKEPFNITPDPEMLFLSPSHKEALAAAIYGVTQRKGFIAIVGEVGVGKTTIVRSFLEKMSGQDLKVIYLFNAVISFPALLKTIYESLGVEAPQSDDVFETVSRLHRILIDLYSRGTNLVVIIDEAQNLPLDTLKSLHMLSNLETSTVKLIQVVLTGQPELEEKLANDLLRQIRQRVVIKVRILPLSKKDSFAYIEHRLAKAKGNPELFSHRALQLIVSAARGVPRIINTLCDNCLITAYGRQQERVTARIATEAVFDVVGKAAFPLKWRHGFAAAGVVACAGIVIALGQGRTIQRSTAVQGPTVQVPAVPVPPLPAPTVPEVTPSHPAKETAVKARLLEEPHPAAPVAAPAAAPAAEQQNGGGRKVVKRGDTLARLIMQRYGYVNRRLMKMVKRSNPQIADENLIQEGSVVYFPPMEEGS, via the coding sequence ATGTACCTAAACTTTTTTGACCTGAAAAAGGAGCCCTTCAACATCACCCCGGACCCGGAGATGCTCTTCCTGAGCCCCAGCCATAAGGAGGCCCTTGCCGCGGCGATTTACGGAGTGACGCAGAGGAAAGGCTTTATCGCCATTGTCGGCGAGGTCGGGGTCGGCAAAACGACGATCGTGCGCTCCTTCCTTGAGAAGATGAGCGGGCAGGACCTCAAGGTGATCTACCTTTTCAACGCGGTGATCTCCTTCCCCGCGCTCCTGAAGACGATTTACGAGAGCCTCGGCGTGGAGGCACCGCAGTCCGATGATGTGTTCGAGACGGTGAGCCGCCTGCACCGCATCCTCATCGATCTTTACAGCCGCGGTACCAACCTCGTCGTCATCATAGACGAGGCGCAAAACCTCCCGCTCGACACGCTGAAGAGCCTCCATATGCTTTCCAACCTTGAGACCTCCACGGTGAAACTGATCCAGGTCGTACTGACCGGCCAGCCGGAACTGGAGGAGAAGCTCGCGAACGACCTGCTGCGGCAGATCAGGCAGCGGGTGGTGATAAAGGTGAGGATACTCCCCCTTTCGAAGAAGGACAGCTTCGCCTACATCGAGCACCGCCTGGCAAAGGCAAAGGGGAACCCGGAACTCTTTTCCCACCGCGCCTTGCAGCTGATCGTGAGCGCCGCCCGCGGCGTCCCGAGGATCATCAACACCCTGTGCGACAACTGCCTCATAACAGCGTACGGGAGGCAGCAGGAGAGGGTAACGGCACGAATCGCCACGGAGGCGGTTTTCGATGTGGTCGGCAAAGCCGCCTTCCCCCTCAAATGGCGTCACGGCTTTGCCGCCGCCGGGGTCGTCGCCTGCGCCGGGATCGTCATCGCCCTGGGCCAGGGGCGAACAATACAGCGCAGTACGGCAGTGCAGGGGCCAACGGTGCAGGTACCGGCTGTGCCTGTGCCGCCCCTTCCCGCCCCGACGGTGCCCGAGGTGACGCCATCGCACCCCGCAAAGGAGACGGCTGTAAAGGCCCGGCTGCTGGAGGAACCCCACCCTGCTGCACCGGTTGCTGCACCGGCCGCAGCACCGGCCGCCGAGCAGCAAAACGGGGGGGGGCGGAAGGTAGTGAAGCGTGGGGACACCTTGGCACGCCTCATCATGCAGCGGTATGGCTATGTAAACCGCCGGCTCATGAAGATGGTGAAGCGGAGCAACCCGCAGATAGCTGACGAGAACCTCATCCAGGAGGGATCGGTCGTGTACTTCCCGCCGATGGAGGAAGGTTCTTAA
- a CDS encoding GumC family protein: protein MDSRHAKNSSYSVRDILTVLFKNRWQIIGIFATIVLIVGVVTFQLTPLYEAKSTLLLKIGREYLNKSDLNSNSPLMSLSQGELTNSEIQILTNRNSIKKVIEAVTLERMYPDLAGKGRSGVDPLEAAATRFEEGLTVEAVKQSNVIEVSFKHKDPKVSAQAVNLLVDVFKEKHLQVFSGPKPALVESQLAAYERKLKDSEENLQSYKQKNKVFSIDEQRSLLLEQRAELDGALKSTESSMRELQNKIPALKSQLRTIGSSKTPYAQPDRERLIDEARSRLLTMQIEEQQLLKKYTEENPLVVNFRKEMQVVKHYLHDQEAALNRKTNLGNSMYQTVEMDLLRAQTDLDSLKGKAAALHEQLRRTDAEVQSLDLTERNVQELKREQAINQKNYETLLSKAEEARISDYMDRMKLANISVIQEAIPPAEPVEPKKSEYMLRGVIFGLLVSLGFAFLSEGMGRTLTTPEAVERRLGLKVLASISHKEG from the coding sequence ATGGATAGCAGACACGCAAAAAACAGCTCTTACAGTGTGAGGGACATCCTCACGGTCCTTTTCAAGAACAGGTGGCAAATCATAGGCATCTTCGCGACAATCGTCCTCATCGTCGGGGTCGTCACCTTCCAGCTCACCCCCCTGTACGAGGCGAAGTCGACCCTGCTACTGAAGATCGGCCGTGAATATCTGAACAAGTCCGATCTCAATTCCAACAGTCCGCTCATGTCTCTGAGTCAGGGGGAACTGACGAACTCGGAGATACAGATATTGACCAACCGAAACTCGATCAAGAAGGTCATCGAGGCGGTTACCCTGGAGCGGATGTACCCCGATCTGGCCGGGAAAGGGCGCAGCGGCGTCGACCCTCTTGAGGCTGCCGCGACGAGGTTCGAGGAAGGTCTCACGGTGGAGGCGGTGAAGCAGTCGAACGTCATCGAGGTTTCGTTCAAGCACAAGGATCCGAAGGTCTCCGCACAGGCGGTGAATCTTCTGGTGGACGTCTTCAAGGAGAAGCACCTCCAGGTCTTCTCCGGCCCTAAACCAGCCCTTGTAGAGTCGCAGCTCGCGGCGTACGAGCGGAAGCTGAAGGATTCCGAGGAGAATTTGCAGTCGTACAAGCAGAAAAACAAGGTCTTTTCCATCGACGAGCAGCGCTCACTCCTCCTCGAGCAGCGCGCGGAACTGGACGGGGCGCTGAAGAGCACCGAGAGTTCCATGCGGGAGCTGCAGAACAAGATCCCGGCGCTGAAGAGCCAGCTGCGCACCATAGGGAGCAGCAAGACCCCCTACGCGCAACCGGACCGCGAGCGCCTCATCGACGAGGCGAGGTCGAGGCTTCTCACCATGCAGATCGAGGAGCAGCAGTTGCTGAAGAAGTACACGGAAGAGAACCCGCTGGTGGTGAACTTCCGCAAGGAGATGCAGGTGGTGAAGCATTACCTGCATGATCAGGAGGCGGCGCTGAACCGCAAGACAAACCTCGGGAACTCCATGTACCAGACGGTGGAGATGGACCTCCTCCGGGCCCAGACGGACCTCGACTCGCTGAAAGGAAAGGCCGCAGCCCTCCACGAGCAGCTCAGGCGGACCGATGCCGAGGTGCAGTCTCTCGATCTCACGGAGAGAAACGTCCAGGAGCTGAAGCGGGAGCAGGCCATAAACCAGAAGAACTACGAGACGCTCCTCAGCAAGGCGGAAGAGGCCCGCATATCCGACTACATGGACCGGATGAAGCTCGCAAACATCAGCGTCATTCAGGAGGCGATCCCGCCGGCGGAGCCGGTCGAGCCGAAGAAATCGGAATACATGCTCAGAGGAGTCATCTTCGGGCTCCTGGTCAGCCTGGGGTTTGCCTTCCTCTCTGAGGGAATGGGACGCACCCTCACCACCCCGGAAGCAGTCGAGCGCAGACTCGGGCTGAAGGTTCTTGCGAGCATCTCGCACAAAGAGGGTTAG
- a CDS encoding polysaccharide biosynthesis/export family protein translates to MCTELYVCSHYQIPLQDQMDPLDRIKEQGNCHVEEMTMKIVPFSIVSLFLLALSACSSTPPPRPVTESFTTAQKETAREYKIQRGDLLDVKFFYNPELNDQVTVRPDGKISLQLAKEINAEGMTPAQLTDALTSHYAPLIKNPEITIIVRSFMAQRVFVDGEVTRAGVVVLNDPMTVLQAISQAGGLKETAQPAAVMIIRRTDDNRYVTAKVDLSSAMEGKGLSNDVTLLPNDIVLVPRSGIANVDLWVDQYIRKLIPVPIGVGLGY, encoded by the coding sequence ATGTGCACTGAACTTTATGTCTGTTCTCACTATCAAATCCCTTTGCAGGACCAGATGGACCCACTAGATAGAATCAAAGAGCAGGGTAACTGTCACGTTGAGGAGATGACCATGAAAATAGTTCCTTTCTCTATCGTATCTCTCTTTCTGCTAGCACTCTCGGCATGCTCGAGTACTCCCCCACCGCGTCCCGTGACAGAGTCGTTCACAACGGCGCAGAAAGAAACAGCACGTGAATACAAGATACAGAGGGGAGATCTGCTGGACGTGAAGTTCTTCTACAATCCGGAGCTGAACGACCAGGTAACGGTGCGCCCGGACGGGAAGATCTCCCTGCAGCTTGCAAAGGAGATCAATGCCGAGGGGATGACCCCCGCACAGCTGACCGACGCCCTTACCTCCCACTACGCCCCGCTGATCAAGAATCCGGAGATCACCATCATCGTCCGCTCATTCATGGCGCAGCGAGTCTTTGTGGACGGTGAGGTGACCAGGGCGGGTGTGGTGGTGCTGAACGACCCAATGACCGTGTTGCAGGCGATCTCGCAGGCGGGGGGGCTGAAAGAGACAGCGCAGCCGGCGGCCGTGATGATAATCAGGCGCACGGACGACAACCGCTACGTGACGGCGAAGGTCGATCTCTCTTCCGCCATGGAAGGGAAGGGGCTGTCAAACGACGTCACGCTCCTGCCAAACGACATCGTGCTGGTGCCGCGATCCGGCATCGCCAACGTAGATCTCTGGGTCGACCAGTACATCCGCAAACTCATCCCCGTTCCGATCGGCGTCGGGCTCGGTTACTGA
- a CDS encoding GNAT family N-acetyltransferase, producing the protein MPIPKDTISRTFYALRSLGPSAFCSVLLSMLFSVNHYYLMGKNIAPPEEETPATPPVPLAKMTAEDLAVLQESVQSLGPVDRREVLARLLFYEDGFENCYVIKKGGEIVYLQWVIFPTENRTIEKHYAGKFYPLSDRQVMVENAFTFPRHRGKGHLLHGTQHLLQLARERGYSSAICYIRKDRIASLNEFARMGFRIVKMLTEYKVLGRAWRTL; encoded by the coding sequence ATGCCTATTCCGAAAGATACCATCTCCCGTACCTTCTACGCCCTGCGCTCCCTCGGCCCCTCCGCCTTTTGCAGCGTGCTCCTCTCCATGCTCTTTTCGGTGAACCACTATTACCTCATGGGGAAGAACATAGCTCCTCCCGAAGAGGAGACGCCTGCCACTCCTCCCGTACCGCTGGCGAAGATGACGGCAGAGGATCTCGCCGTGCTGCAGGAGAGCGTTCAGTCCCTCGGCCCAGTCGACAGGAGAGAGGTCCTCGCCAGGCTCTTATTCTACGAGGACGGCTTCGAGAACTGCTATGTCATCAAGAAGGGGGGGGAGATCGTCTACCTGCAGTGGGTCATCTTCCCGACGGAAAACAGAACTATCGAGAAGCACTATGCCGGGAAATTCTACCCCCTCTCCGACCGCCAGGTCATGGTGGAGAACGCCTTCACCTTCCCGCGCCACCGCGGCAAGGGGCATCTCCTGCACGGGACGCAGCACCTCCTGCAGCTGGCCAGGGAGCGCGGGTACAGCTCCGCCATCTGCTACATCAGGAAAGACAGGATCGCCTCCCTGAACGAGTTCGCCCGCATGGGGTTCCGAATCGTGAAGATGCTCACGGAGTACAAGGTCCTGGGGCGGGCCTGGCGTACGCTCTGA
- a CDS encoding acyl carrier protein encodes MRAEEHIRDFLVENFLFGTDGGLDYDTSFLEHGLMDSTGVLQLVEYIGEEFSIVVEDEEIVPENLDTINRIVTFINRKRERVPVGITI; translated from the coding sequence ATGAGAGCGGAGGAGCATATCCGGGATTTTCTGGTGGAGAACTTTCTCTTCGGGACCGACGGGGGGCTCGACTACGACACCTCCTTTCTCGAACACGGCCTCATGGATTCCACCGGGGTCCTTCAGCTTGTCGAGTACATCGGCGAGGAATTTTCCATAGTGGTGGAAGATGAAGAGATTGTGCCGGAGAACCTCGACACCATCAACAGGATCGTGACCTTCATCAACAGGAAAAGAGAGCGGGTCCCCGTGGGCATCACCATCTGA
- a CDS encoding class I adenylate-forming enzyme family protein — MGEEPGVLVHAFLERQALLRPEKVAYVQDGARYSYGRLNCMANEVARFLLARGVLPGDRIAIIWENSVEYVASYYGGLKSGAVVAPLNFSLAPEQLEVVLQELQPRVVVASARLEVPLHSLDLGAFGVETVLLQAPTLPWRRSGCTVFPWDDAVTGGAVSDPALRIAQTSLASIVYTSGSTGTPKGVMLSHRNIVANTASIVEYLALAETDIQMVVLPFFYVMGKSLLNTHFAVGGTVVVNNRFAFPASVVEQMASEGATGFSGVPSTYAHLLHRSPLVAYRQRLASLRYCTQAGGHMSRDIKVKLLEALPPHTELFVMYGATEASARLTYVAPQQLRRKIDSIGTPIPKVIMRVLDEQGAEVPTGQIGELVAQGPNIMLGYWRDPDGTAAVLDQNGYHTGDLGYMDADGYFYVAGRKDSLLKVGGHRVSPQEIEDVMMATELLLEVVVLGVHDELLGQRLVALAVPLRDEADCNEIYAYCLKRLPRYKLPASIRFVPLLPKNTSGKIDRKRCLEMLSKTVDDAGGPALFAI; from the coding sequence ATGGGGGAGGAGCCGGGAGTTCTCGTACATGCGTTCCTTGAGCGTCAGGCCCTCTTGAGGCCGGAAAAGGTCGCCTACGTGCAAGACGGCGCCCGTTACAGCTACGGGCGGCTCAACTGCATGGCAAACGAGGTGGCGCGCTTTCTCCTTGCGCGCGGTGTCCTTCCCGGCGACAGGATCGCCATCATCTGGGAAAACAGCGTCGAGTACGTGGCCAGCTACTATGGTGGGCTAAAGAGCGGAGCCGTCGTCGCCCCCCTGAACTTCTCCCTCGCCCCCGAGCAACTCGAAGTCGTCCTGCAGGAACTGCAGCCGAGGGTTGTGGTAGCCTCGGCGCGGCTGGAGGTGCCCCTGCACTCCCTGGACCTCGGCGCCTTCGGGGTGGAGACGGTACTCCTGCAGGCCCCGACGCTGCCGTGGCGGCGCTCCGGGTGTACCGTTTTTCCGTGGGACGACGCGGTAACCGGGGGTGCGGTGAGTGACCCGGCGCTGCGGATTGCCCAGACCTCCCTTGCCAGCATCGTCTATACTTCCGGGTCGACCGGAACCCCGAAAGGGGTCATGCTCTCCCACAGGAACATCGTCGCCAACACCGCCTCCATCGTCGAGTATCTCGCTCTTGCCGAGACCGACATCCAGATGGTTGTCCTCCCCTTCTTCTACGTCATGGGGAAGTCCCTGTTGAACACCCACTTTGCCGTCGGCGGGACCGTGGTGGTAAACAACCGCTTCGCCTTTCCCGCCTCGGTCGTCGAGCAGATGGCGAGCGAAGGGGCCACCGGTTTCTCCGGGGTACCTTCCACCTACGCTCACCTCCTGCACCGCTCCCCGCTCGTCGCCTACCGGCAGAGGCTCGCCTCGCTGCGCTACTGCACCCAGGCGGGGGGGCATATGTCCCGGGACATAAAGGTGAAGCTTCTGGAGGCGCTCCCCCCCCACACGGAGCTCTTCGTCATGTACGGCGCGACTGAAGCGTCGGCGAGATTGACGTACGTGGCCCCCCAGCAGCTGCGCCGCAAGATCGACTCCATCGGGACGCCGATCCCGAAGGTCATCATGAGGGTGCTCGATGAGCAGGGAGCCGAGGTGCCGACCGGCCAGATCGGCGAACTGGTCGCCCAGGGGCCGAACATCATGCTGGGGTACTGGAGGGACCCGGACGGGACCGCCGCAGTACTCGACCAGAACGGGTACCATACCGGCGACCTCGGGTACATGGACGCCGACGGCTACTTCTATGTCGCCGGGCGGAAGGACTCCCTCCTGAAGGTCGGCGGACACCGGGTGAGCCCCCAGGAGATCGAGGACGTCATGATGGCCACGGAGCTTCTCCTCGAGGTCGTGGTACTCGGCGTCCACGATGAACTCCTCGGGCAGAGACTGGTGGCGTTGGCGGTGCCGCTGCGCGACGAGGCCGACTGCAACGAGATCTACGCCTACTGCCTGAAGCGCCTGCCGAGGTACAAGCTCCCTGCCTCCATACGGTTCGTGCCGCTGCTGCCAAAGAACACCAGCGGAAAGATCGACAGGAAGCGCTGCCTGGAGATGCTCAGCAAAACAGTCGATGACGCGGGGGGGCCGGCTCTCTTCGCGATCTAG
- a CDS encoding SDR family NAD(P)-dependent oxidoreductase encodes MKKAIIIGASSGIGRELATVMSRHGYVVGIAARRLELLRELQKELPTESHVKIIDVTRPAEAMAGVRELISEMGGTDAVVVSSGISIHNPPLRWESEKETLEVNVVGFTAMMNVAFNYFCERGGGHIVGISSFRGLRGGGSSPAYNASKAYQSNYLEGLRVKSRKLGKMIDVTDIRPGLVVTPMTAGRSENLLVAPVAKAARQIFQAIERHDTTCYVTKRYRLVACLLRAAPYSLYSRI; translated from the coding sequence ATGAAAAAGGCGATCATCATAGGGGCCTCCTCCGGTATCGGCAGGGAACTCGCCACAGTCATGTCTCGGCACGGCTACGTGGTCGGCATTGCCGCGAGACGGCTGGAGCTGCTGCGCGAGCTGCAAAAGGAGTTACCGACGGAGTCGCACGTGAAGATTATCGACGTGACGAGACCCGCGGAGGCGATGGCGGGGGTGCGGGAGCTCATTTCGGAGATGGGGGGCACAGACGCCGTCGTCGTCTCTTCGGGGATCAGCATTCACAATCCGCCGCTGCGCTGGGAGAGCGAGAAGGAGACCCTCGAGGTGAACGTCGTCGGCTTTACGGCGATGATGAATGTGGCCTTCAACTACTTCTGCGAGAGGGGAGGTGGCCACATCGTCGGTATCTCCTCCTTCCGGGGGCTCAGGGGGGGGGGGAGCTCTCCAGCCTACAACGCATCGAAGGCATACCAGTCAAACTACCTGGAGGGGTTGCGGGTGAAGTCGCGCAAGCTCGGAAAGATGATCGACGTCACGGACATACGCCCCGGACTGGTGGTCACCCCCATGACCGCGGGTAGGAGTGAGAATCTGCTGGTGGCGCCGGTGGCGAAGGCGGCGCGGCAGATTTTCCAGGCGATAGAGAGACATGACACGACCTGCTATGTGACGAAGAGGTACCGCCTGGTGGCATGCCTGCTGCGCGCGGCGCCATACTCCCTGTACAGCAGGATCTAG
- a CDS encoding lipid II:glycine glycyltransferase FemX has translation MSNSAAGEVVVVNPLSMPQWNPLVAAFPEATVFHSANWARVLVESYGFTPSYLALFQGEALKGCLPLVATGSPLTGRRGVSLSFADSCCALAPSRSDFQRLFKAAVAYGREKGWKGVEFRAEPFLKGEAASEKYMQHLIELSPDEGAMHRRLRESTARNIRKAVREGVEVEFSESLQGVMEYYRLHCLTRKRHGVPPQPSRFFRKIHEEVIARGLGFTALARYRGGTVAGIICLGFGRNAMYKYGASDETFQQVRANNLLLWETIKRCAHDGYTSFSLGRTDLDNEGLLVFKNGWGAEAEPISYYRYDLRHDLFCSEEKRDLGCMKKMLRRMPVAILRGIGTLLYKYAG, from the coding sequence ATGAGCAATTCAGCAGCCGGTGAGGTCGTGGTGGTAAACCCCCTGTCCATGCCGCAGTGGAACCCCCTCGTGGCCGCCTTCCCGGAGGCCACCGTCTTCCACTCGGCAAACTGGGCGCGGGTTCTTGTGGAGAGCTACGGCTTCACCCCGAGCTACCTTGCCCTCTTCCAGGGGGAGGCACTGAAAGGGTGCCTCCCCCTGGTCGCCACCGGGAGCCCCCTCACCGGCCGCCGCGGTGTCAGTCTGAGCTTCGCCGACAGCTGCTGTGCCCTTGCCCCCAGCCGCTCCGACTTCCAGCGCCTTTTCAAGGCCGCGGTGGCGTACGGGAGGGAAAAGGGGTGGAAGGGGGTGGAGTTCCGGGCGGAGCCGTTCCTGAAGGGGGAGGCGGCGTCGGAGAAGTACATGCAGCACCTGATCGAGCTCTCGCCGGACGAGGGAGCGATGCACCGGCGCCTGAGGGAGAGCACCGCACGCAACATCCGCAAGGCGGTCCGGGAGGGGGTCGAGGTCGAATTCAGCGAGTCACTGCAGGGGGTCATGGAGTACTACCGCCTGCACTGCCTGACCCGGAAGCGCCACGGGGTGCCGCCGCAACCGTCCCGTTTCTTCAGGAAGATCCACGAAGAGGTCATCGCCAGGGGACTCGGCTTCACCGCCCTTGCCAGGTACCGCGGCGGCACGGTCGCCGGCATCATCTGTCTCGGCTTCGGCAGGAACGCCATGTACAAGTACGGCGCCTCCGACGAGACGTTTCAGCAGGTGCGGGCAAACAATCTCCTTCTCTGGGAGACGATAAAACGCTGTGCACACGACGGCTATACCTCATTCAGTCTCGGGCGCACCGACCTCGACAACGAAGGACTCCTGGTCTTCAAGAACGGGTGGGGCGCCGAAGCCGAGCCGATCAGCTACTACCGTTACGACCTGCGCCATGACTTGTTCTGCTCTGAGGAAAAGAGGGATCTTGGCTGCATGAAAAAGATGCTGAGGAGGATGCCGGTAGCGATCCTGCGCGGCATCGGAACGCTCCTCTACAAGTACGCGGGGTAA
- a CDS encoding DegT/DnrJ/EryC1/StrS family aminotransferase yields MKVPFLNLQAQYNAIAEEVAHSLHEVLASCAFSGGPFVEKFEEEFARFCGCREAIGVGNGTDALWLALAALGVGGGDEVVTVPNSFIATAEAISLCGATPVFVDVDEVSYTMDPALLEGAITPRTKAIIPVHLFGQMADMDPIMEIAARHGIPVVEDACQAHGAQYKGRRAGSIGAAGCFSFYPGKNLGAYGEAGCVTTSDPLLAAKIRMIRDHGQSRKYHHELVGVNARMDGIQGAVLSVKLKYLPAWNEARARHAASYRELLGRVSSLLLPTEMPYARHVYHVYAVRHPGRDPLLEALGVQGISCGVHYPVPIHLQTAYASLGLGEGSFPVAERCAREYLSLPMFPELTPEQIAHVAEALTILAGGGTGAA; encoded by the coding sequence ATGAAAGTTCCGTTTCTCAATCTCCAGGCGCAGTATAACGCCATCGCGGAAGAGGTGGCACACTCCCTCCACGAGGTGCTCGCCAGTTGCGCCTTTTCCGGAGGCCCCTTCGTGGAGAAGTTTGAAGAGGAGTTCGCCAGGTTCTGCGGGTGCCGCGAGGCGATCGGAGTCGGAAACGGAACGGACGCCCTCTGGCTCGCCCTTGCCGCGCTCGGCGTGGGGGGGGGGGACGAGGTCGTGACGGTGCCGAACTCCTTCATAGCCACGGCAGAGGCCATCTCCCTTTGCGGGGCGACCCCGGTCTTTGTGGATGTCGACGAGGTGAGCTACACCATGGATCCGGCCCTGCTGGAAGGGGCGATCACCCCGCGGACGAAGGCGATCATCCCGGTGCACCTCTTCGGCCAGATGGCGGACATGGACCCGATCATGGAGATCGCTGCAAGGCACGGGATACCGGTGGTGGAAGATGCCTGCCAGGCCCACGGCGCGCAGTACAAGGGGCGGCGCGCCGGCTCCATCGGTGCCGCCGGGTGCTTCAGCTTCTATCCCGGGAAGAACCTCGGCGCCTACGGCGAGGCCGGCTGCGTCACCACGAGCGACCCGCTCCTTGCCGCGAAGATCCGCATGATCCGCGATCACGGGCAGTCGCGCAAGTACCACCACGAGCTTGTGGGGGTTAACGCCCGCATGGACGGCATACAGGGGGCGGTTCTCAGCGTGAAGCTGAAGTATCTTCCGGCGTGGAACGAGGCACGCGCCCGGCACGCAGCGAGCTACCGGGAGCTTCTGGGGAGGGTCAGTTCCCTCCTCCTGCCGACCGAGATGCCGTATGCCCGGCACGTCTACCACGTTTATGCCGTGCGGCACCCCGGAAGGGACCCCCTCCTCGAGGCCCTGGGCGTGCAGGGGATCTCCTGCGGCGTGCACTACCCGGTCCCGATCCATCTCCAGACGGCCTACGCTTCCCTGGGGCTCGGTGAGGGATCGTTCCCCGTTGCCGAGAGGTGCGCACGGGAGTATCTCTCCCTGCCGATGTTTCCCGAACTGACCCCGGAGCAGATCGCCCACGTCGCGGAGGCGCTGACGATCCTCGCCGGTGGTGGCACTGGTGCCGCATGA
- a CDS encoding acyltransferase has product MEQYRCVSDDVKLGENVRLGKFINLYGCTIGDNTKIGAFVEVQKNAIIGNNCKISSHTFICEGVTIEDGAFIGHNVTFINDRYPRATTSGGDLQTEEDWSVTGTLVCRGASIGSSSTLLCGVTVGEGAIVGAGSVVTKDVPPYSIVAGNPARILRTIKKEDVDESSVSQSPGAV; this is encoded by the coding sequence ATGGAACAGTATCGATGCGTCTCTGACGACGTGAAGCTCGGGGAGAACGTCCGCCTCGGGAAATTCATAAACCTGTACGGCTGCACCATAGGCGACAACACGAAGATCGGCGCCTTCGTGGAGGTGCAAAAGAACGCCATCATCGGGAATAACTGCAAGATATCGAGCCACACCTTCATCTGCGAGGGGGTGACGATCGAGGACGGCGCCTTCATCGGGCACAACGTCACCTTCATAAACGACCGTTACCCCCGTGCCACCACGAGCGGCGGCGATCTGCAGACCGAGGAGGACTGGAGCGTAACGGGGACGCTGGTATGCAGGGGGGCTTCGATCGGATCGAGTTCGACCCTCCTTTGCGGGGTGACGGTGGGTGAAGGGGCGATCGTCGGCGCGGGGAGCGTGGTGACGAAGGACGTACCACCCTACAGCATCGTCGCCGGGAACCCGGCGCGCATCCTGCGCACCATCAAAAAGGAGGACGTCGATGAAAGTTCCGTTTCTCAATCTCCAGGCGCAGTATAA
- a CDS encoding Gfo/Idh/MocA family protein — protein MIKIGIIGYGYWGPNVARNFNETPGARVVAISDVDQRVLQRAEKLYPHVRTCTDCREILSSPEIDVVAIVTPVSSHFPLAKEALLNGKHIFIEKPFTSCVSEAEELIELAERRGLKIMVDHTFLFTGAVRKIKELIEGDVLGDLYYFDSIRINLGLFQKDVNVVWDLAPHDLSIMDYLFNRDPSAVMATGIAHFNNGLEDLAYITVYYPGNVIAHLNVNWLSPVKIRTTLIGGQKKMLVWNDLVPDEKIRVYDKGVEGLDGDSREKSYGLRVSYRSGDMWAPRVDVVEALKCEAAYFIECINCNVNPQNDGVAGLRVVRMLEAIVKSMRMGGALVPLSTPWKGIPGGTAWNSIDASLTT, from the coding sequence ATGATCAAGATTGGCATAATCGGATACGGTTACTGGGGCCCGAACGTCGCCCGAAACTTCAACGAAACCCCCGGTGCCAGAGTCGTCGCCATCTCTGACGTGGACCAGCGGGTACTGCAGCGCGCGGAGAAGCTTTACCCGCACGTGCGGACCTGCACCGACTGCCGCGAAATCCTCTCCTCCCCGGAGATCGACGTGGTGGCGATCGTCACCCCCGTCTCCTCCCACTTTCCCCTCGCCAAAGAGGCCCTTTTGAACGGGAAGCACATATTCATCGAGAAGCCTTTCACCTCCTGCGTCTCGGAGGCGGAGGAGCTTATCGAACTGGCCGAGCGAAGGGGTCTGAAGATCATGGTGGACCACACCTTTCTCTTCACCGGCGCGGTGCGCAAGATAAAGGAGCTCATCGAGGGGGACGTTCTCGGGGACCTCTACTACTTCGACTCCATAAGGATCAACCTCGGTCTCTTCCAAAAGGACGTGAACGTGGTGTGGGACCTCGCCCCCCACGACCTCTCCATCATGGACTATCTCTTCAACAGGGATCCCAGCGCGGTCATGGCGACAGGGATCGCCCACTTCAACAACGGGCTGGAGGATCTCGCCTACATCACCGTCTACTACCCCGGCAACGTCATCGCGCACCTGAACGTGAACTGGCTTTCGCCGGTGAAGATCCGCACGACCCTCATCGGAGGGCAGAAGAAGATGCTTGTGTGGAACGACCTCGTGCCGGACGAGAAGATCAGGGTCTACGACAAGGGGGTGGAGGGGCTCGACGGCGACTCCCGGGAGAAATCGTACGGGCTCAGGGTGAGCTATCGAAGCGGCGACATGTGGGCCCCCCGTGTCGACGTGGTGGAGGCGCTGAAGTGCGAGGCGGCGTACTTCATCGAGTGCATCAACTGCAACGTCAACCCGCAAAACGACGGCGTGGCAGGGCTGAGGGTCGTGCGCATGCTGGAGGCTATTGTGAAATCGATGAGGATGGGAGGGGCGCTCGTTCCTCTCTCCACCCCCTGGAAGGGGATACCGGGAGGTACGGCATGGAACAGTATCGATGCGTCTCTGACGACGTGA